The Anas acuta chromosome 14, bAnaAcu1.1, whole genome shotgun sequence DNA window ACGACACTAGCCCTCTCTAAATATCTGCACTTTGTATCAGGCAGTGAATACTTTAAATAGCagatttcacaaagaaaaaatcattaaaagcaTGAGTGATCTATTTAAGGCTGTTGTGCaaatcaaaaccagaagcagcatttatttgtcatcttccattttttcatctttcaggaTGGAACCTTCTTGGTAAGAGACAGCTCAAGAAAAACTGCTACTCATCCATATGTACTGATGGTGTTGTACAGAGATAAAGTATACAACATCCAGATTCGTTACCAGGAGCAAAATCAGATATATTTGTTAGGAACTGgcttaaaaggaaaagaggtaCTGTGCGTTTTTTCACACTACTTCCCTTCATCTTAAAGTGCCTCCTGTCTCATTCTCTAAGTGTCAGGCTACTTAATCTAGCAGCTATTTTAATCCATTGAAATTCTGCTTATTGTTTTACAGATATACCTACAATTGTtacttctgaaaggaaaatcagaTTCTCCTGCTTGTACTCATGGAGTGAATTCATAGCCTTAGCATACAGCTATTAGAAATCAATACAATTTGTTAGGGAGTGTTTTCTTACCACTAAGACACCAGATAATGGAAATACACAACTGAGAGCAAATCCATATCTGCCAACTTGACTGCCTTGCTTCAGATGGTTAGCTTACTCACATCCTGTACTACTGCACGGGATTTGTGGTGTCAGACACGCTGGTCAGCACATATACTGATTGAGTCCAAACTCTCTGAATTTATGAGTCAACTTCATCATGTCAAATAGAAACAACACATCTTCAGTAGATCATACGCATACATCAACATAACTACATATTAGGTCAGGAAGAAAGACAGCTGACCTGATGATATTTACTGGACCTTATAAGATACctcttataaagaaaaaaggtttctaAACTGAGTTAACTAATTGCTAAGAATTCTGACACTTTATCCATTACCTTCTTATTTTTCCATCCCACAGGATTTTTCATCGGTAGCAGACATCATTGATTACTTCCAAAGAACACCTCTTCTTCTGATTGATGGAAAAGACAGGGGTTCAAGAAACCAGTGCATGTTAACATATGCTGCAGGACATATTTAAACAAGACCCTAATGAAGATCACATAAAGGATCAAAGTCTACTAAAGTCTGTAAACCTAAGGATACTTCCTTTTTCAGTGAACTAAAACCAtgaagaaatcattaaaaatacttttaattttaatgaaaagggacaatgttgttatttttaagtcaTGCTTTAAATGTAGTACTCTATAAATATGATTTTCctacaatatatttatttctgtccaGCAACCATAGAGTACACAAGAATTCATTCAGTGAGGAAAACTATCTTCCAACAAACGTGTATCTTCTTGAAACGATTTCCAAACCACATTAGAGGACTTACGAAAGATACACCAATACAAGTCTCTGctttcagaggagaaaaaaaaagtaaaccatTTTTCAGATTAGAATTGCAGCAGCAATTCTATTATTTAAAGTGGTACATACCACAGAAGCAATAACCAAAACAAAGTTGAGAAGTAAACCAAAagcaatagtttttttttttttttttcttcccctgaaaTCCACCTCCCAAAAAAACAATAGATCATCCAACTATGggcatttctgtgaaaacactTGGACTCCAACCTGCCAACCTGGACCTTAAACACACCTATCTTTCAGCAAGACACAAAAATTTTGTGTGTTGCTCGATTTTTCTCCTCAATTTTTCCCCTTGAATCCCCCTGCCTGTCAAGATCTGTGTTTGTGTTATTCAGCTATGAAACTGTCTTTGTTCACAgttttctagaaaaataaaatatctacaGATAACATCTTCCACCTGCCATACAACTGATGATTCATGGATGGCACCTTATCCCATGAATTGGAGTTATCTCCTAGGATCATCTAAACTCACTTAGCAACAAGGTTTTCTCTACTAGCACAGACATCTCTTTAACTGTATCTCTTTGACGCTAAAATAAGCCACCATTCTTTTATAGGAGACACATCAACAAGATTATCATCATGTGATTATTAATTGCAAGACCACACCCAAGGCCCTTAGCATACAGATATAATTTGGATAAAGTTGGTTCCTCCTAtacaaatgctttctgtttttactatgttctttcaagaaaaaacaatattctCAGTTCTAAAATACAAGCTGCAGCTGAGGACCACTGAAGAATACTatatcatgatttttttccctctcctttgtTAAGtgggatttattatttttttttttttaggaacttctgttttattaaaaaaaaaattaccttggACATTGTCACATTTTCTCCTCTAAAGCCATTTCTGTGTTGAATCATAATTCAAGGGAGGATATCGTCCATATCATTTATATAGCTTCTATGATaagaaaatcagatttcatAAAGAGTTTTACAACTCCAAATATGTATGttgtaaatgttatttttatttacattatatttGTCTAGGAGCTGGAATTCGAAGTTAGAGAATTTCATTTCCATGCAACTatgagtaaataaatatataaataaataaaatcacttcaGCTGACAAAGCCTATctttattactgtatttttttaaaaacctgcTACAAGTCTTGTGAAAGAAAAGTCAGTTTTAATATGTCTTTCCAAAAATGCTAAAATTAAGATCGATCCCACAATATTACCATTGAGTGTGTGAACTGGAGGTTGTAATTTTATTACACTGTCTTGAAAATTCTGACAACCCTGAAATGCCTCCTATgaaattgtttcatttgtttttaaatcaccattttttccccacttatgGAAAGAGCAATAAAATGTAAACCTACATAACAAATTATAGCTCTACATATTCTTTTTCTACAAAGTAAATCTGGATTTGATTATTCAGATAAACATATTTTGTATGactaaaaacatatttcaacattcaaacattttcacaagTGATGATAATTTTTACAAGTAAAGTATGATTGAATAGGAATTCTGCTTAAATATGAATTCTACTTATATGAATACACTGGCTACACAAATTTTTGGCTGAGAAAACTTCATAGTGGAGTATTTGAACTACtaacttttgctttcttttgaatCTATATGCATTAGAAAGTCACTATAGAAATACTTCTGGTTTTCCAGAAGTAATTTGCTCTGTGGCCTCCTTCCACAGCAACATTTTTAGAATAAGGAAGGCATATCAAATGATGACTTGCAGTTCCTCTTTTATTGAATATTTCTCATCCCATTTTCCGGAACACAACTGAGACAAGAGCAATAACTTGACGTGAAgtaattttaaatctttttgttaCTCTTCCAATATGTCTTCATTTAAAAGGAGGCATGTGAAGAACTTCATGCCCCATTTCCTGACCTTCCTAGTTAATTTTGCTACTCTTTCCAAACCTAGTATATTTGAGAAATTTAGGTTAAAATCTCTGCcaaaatcaaaaatgttttccattctaCATTTccaattcaaaataaaaataatccaagTGCAGGAAACCATATTGTCACTTTTCAATTGAAACTCAATTGCTATTAATAGAAGACAATGTATGAAAATGGATGGTATTACTTAATCTGTCAAACTCCGagttttttcttcagcttctcttaAATCTTTGGCCTTCAGGGGATGGTTGAAATTCAAAATAAGgtcacaaagcagcagctggctttCCACTGAAAGACAAAGGGCAATGTAATTTCACAGCACTTATTGAATAGTAAATGCTAAGTGAAAGACAATTTAGCTAGATGCATGTTTTTGAAGTACAATTGTCAACTCTTTCAAAAAATGCAAAGGATTGCCTTGTTCTGTTTACCTCAAAGCAGTTAAATAAAGTTTGATATTAGCgtatttgtaatattttcattatcaaaCTATTATTGTCCctaaaaaggaaagcatttgaCTAAGTTTTTTTCCATGCTTAGCTAACATAGTTCCATTTCTATGTAACCACTGTTATAAAGAGtagttcaaaacaaaacttttttcattagattaaaaaaaacaattgtaTGATACAGAAAACATGAGCCATTCTCAAACATGCTTTCTAAAACAATGCCTTCAACAGCTTTCTATATGGCTAGATGATGAACTCAGAATTACCATTTAGTTTCTTTAGCTCATCAGACATTTTGCcaacatttttaattgcagCTTCAAGGTTAAACTGCTGATCAGCTGCATCATTTCTGAACACCTGtatgaaatagaaacaaaacataactCTAAGCGTATATATTACTACAAATGTGGTAATAGAGCTAATCATaatctttatgtttttttttatttttctaaataataatttcccccatcagtatttttttaatatatatatatatttatgtacttCTGTTTTCAAGCCTACTGTTCCTATGAAACATATACTGAAAGTTCATATACTCAGGTAATATTTAGTCAACCACGAGATGGAGCTATTGTGAAGTTAACATGCATGAAAGAAATTAGGGCTTAATTAAGCACTGAATGTTAATACTTGAACATAAAAACTTACATCTATAGGAGCAATTGTTTTATTATCAATATCTCAGAGCTTATTTTGGAGACTACAGTCCCTTCctttaaaacataattaaaaaaaaacaatcatcaGAAGTCTAGAGACAAGACTATAAACTATTAgaagtgaaatatattttcaattttgaaATGTATACTATATTCTGCATAtagttacactttttttttttaaggaaaaatacaaaataaattccaTACATCTTTTATTTAGGATAGTTATCATCTCTAATTATTATTcagaaattctaaaaaaaaatatctggaagaACTCTGAGcaattcaaaattaatattcACTTTGTAGAACAACTCAACACATTGAGAAGTATGACAAAAAATGGAACATACATTTGACAGAGATTCTTTAGATTCGTCTCTCTTCCCTTCAGATAGTGGCTTTGAATGAAGGTTGTCAGTTTGGGCCAAGGATCCTACAAAGACAAAACTAAAATTATTATGGAGTTATATCCATATTATATATTGCTGTGTGTACTTATCTATTATGCATCAAATATACACATTTGACAAAAAATGACTAGACTGTTTTAAAGCAATATCATTTGAAAACAGAGCTTAATGAGTTAAGtagttttatttgttattgaggaaataatcttttttttgtttaaatcatagattttttatatttatattattttagaGGCATTTCATATTTTGAGTTACATGAGTGTATTTATAAtagtgaccaaaaaaaaatccacacacacacaaaaaaaaaatctaaaacagtGTCTTTGATTGAGACTTTATCAAAAATCTAATAAGGCATTGCAAACAATTTCTATGATGAAATTAAGGGAAATCTAAAGTACACACATGCATAACTTAAGTATCTGTCAGTAAAAGAGATGAGATTAAATACCAGACCCTGgactttttcttcccccattcCTTCTGCTCGTCTCTCTCTAGACATTAGGAAACACTCAGGAAACTGTCATTGTATGACATCACTGGAAAGCTGTTTCAACActggggggcaaaaaaaaaaaaaaaaaaaaaaaagagagagagagagaagaaagaaagaggaaaataataatgcttaTTTCACCCTAGTACTGCATGTGTTCAGGAGTGccatcaaaggaaaaaaaccctACCCTTACCTAAAATGGCAGCCAGAAAAAAGCATGCCCCTTTTAGTcttcccgcccccccccaaaaaacatcCCTTACTGATAGCTAAACCTTTTCCTGAGCTGGCAAGTCTGAagtggcacccatgggtgcctcACCTCTCATGTTCACATGGGCCACCATGAAATATGTGATGAGGGGGCCCCACAAGGATTTCGCTGTCAGCAGAGGCTGCCCTGAAGGAGCAGAAGCACAGAAGGGGCCTGGTTTCCTCACAGGAAGGCAAAACCAGAGAAGGACAGTGCTGGCATCTCCCTCACTGAGAGGCTGTGGAAATGGCCATGgtgccagcacctccctgtgctTGGGGCACCTCAGGTTTTCATACTGACAGTCAGAAGGTCCCAAGACCTGCCCCTGGTTGAAACCTCCCAACTCCCAGAGTGCTGGTGCACAAGGCCCAGCCTCCTGGTGGAGCCTCTGCCCTTAAAGGGCTGTttggcagcacagccaggccTCCTGAACACCCCTTCCTTCAGCGTGCGTCCTGTGGGTGCTAGTCACAAAACACCCGCCTGCCAGACACCCCAGGGtggtttttctcttcctcccctgctgccacaAAGACAAGCAGGGCAGTTCCTGAGGAAACCATAGCCTGGCTGTGCCCCAGCACTGAAGGCAGGCCACAACATGGCCCTCTCCTCCAAGGGCAAGGAGCCAGCCATTACCATGGCCTGGCTGGGCCGTGCCTTCCTCCCCACGCACGGCAGGGCAAACTGGGTCCTCTGAGCAGCCATGGGAGGCTGTGAGCCCAggggcactgccagcagctccctgctgggtgGAGGCAGCAATGCCCATGCAGGCAGgacagagctcagctgccctaTGCACTGGCAGCCATTGGTAATTCGCTGACATCTGCTTTGCTCAGTAAGGAAAGCCCCATGAAGTGTCCCTCTTCCAGCATGTGAAATGCTGGTAGGTTGCAGCCCCAGGATTTGTGATTTTGGGACTATGAGTTAAAAGCTAACCACAAATGGTGCAagagatgaagaagaaatggggaagagaggctgaggtGGCATGGGGAGAATGGTGAATGGCAATTTCCTGTCAGCTTTTGCGGCCTTGCCTGTGGAGTGCTGAATCTTACTGCATGGTGCTGCAACTTGTTTATAAGCAATCcgttttgttttgtcatcaaCTGTAATTCAGATAGACTAAAAATATTGTGAGTGCAGATCAAATAATGAACCTCAaggagaacaagaaaagcaCTTTGCTATACCAATTCATCAATTTAGACTACAACAAATGGTCACTGCCCTTAGAGGTACATACCTGACTTTAGTTGAAATCAACAAAAACTGCTAAATAATGACCAGGTGTAGGGAACTGTTCATTTCTTCCTCAGTCTGTGCCCTGTAGTCCCTAAAGTCAGGGACACCAAGCAAGGCAATGGCCGTCAgcactttcatttaatttattgcaaCCACTTCTGCTGCTCAGTGCCCAGGCTGTATTTCAGACTTCCTGTCTGGCACCACTGGAGAAAGGTGGCTGGTACCTCAGGGGAGGGTAGAATTGCTTGGATGTGCTGTAGAGGACATATGGACAGAGATGGCAGCTGCCTCACATTTATTCTCTTCCATTCTCTGTCTCTTTCAGTGGTGTGCCTtcacaaaaatgttctttaaaataaagcattcaaAATTTATTCTTTCGTGACTGCAGGTGAAgctaaaatgaaattcagaacaGCTTATTCTGCTAAGGAGCAATTAAACTATgattcaaagagaaaacatgatATGCTGCTTAGATTGTGGGGCTTTCTGAAGATGAGAAATGCAGAGCAGGAAACACTTTACACCTGCACTAATTCCTGTACTACAGTCTTTCAGCTTACAAGGTCTTGCAAAGACCCCAGTGTAAACAAGTTAGCTGTACACCTCTAAGGAAAAGGTCCTCTGTGGTTTGCAGAAGCTGGTGGTTTTGCTGGCAGAATACTGGAGTGTGTTTGTGTACAGAGACAACGAACAACATGCTGAGCAAGTTCCTGAAAGCATGTGAGATAGTATAAGCAgaagttttcttcttcaatAAAGGAGAATGCTCAAACTGCTGCAAGGAATGGGTTAGCAGATGAAGCTACAATAAACGTAAAAGCTACCTGCTTCACTGTAGAAACTGCTAGGAAAAACAGGTGTAGTATCCTAGTGCGGTAGCAGGGAAAGGGAGTGAGACAGCTGACCTCAAAAGATGCGAACCATTGAGTAACGGGGGATTTTTTGAGATATGTTGTAGGCAGTTCCACACTGACTTCTGTTCaaagagtttattttaatttactttctgaATCTGGTAAGAGTTCTCTTTTTCAcatcatataaataaatagtcaCATTATGCTTAAATTATTCTGTACTaactgtagaaagaaaaatacatactgTAACCACCAGAAAACTTGGGTTCAAAACAAGAACAATATAGCGAGTTGACAGAACTAATTGGACAAATGATGTAGAGTGATTCCTAAAGtcaaggctttttaaaaagtaatcttAAATAATTTGAGATGTTAACAAACAAGATGACCAACACTGCAGGAAGttgaagcattttcttttaagaagaaaaagagagagtaAGAAATAGTGAATTTGTGCAATTACATTTACTTGGAACTTTACTGAAATACtttctggatttcttttaaggtaatatttcaaagtgaaatttttaaattaataatttgaaTTATCAATTTCTGTTACACCTCTGTATAAGGAGTGTTTGCTTAAGTATTGCTAACAATTGAATATCAGCATGCCAGTTTATGAGCCACAGTTTCAATTTTGCCTGGAATAAACCTATAGATTTATGGGCAGAGATACATGCAGTTGAAACTGactgaaaatctttttaatCATGGGTTGATTGGGCTGTGGATGGTACTTTAACACATGAAACAGCTGTTTCCCTGGAGTCTTTCTGAGAACATGTTCAGTTATAGAAGCTGAAACCACTCAGCCAATCTCAGGTAAAGAGAGAATCACTGCCAAACCACTtttctaaggaagaaaaaagatcagGAAGACTAGAAATCTCTTTCAGGGAATGAATTTAGGATTATGATGTGAATCAGCAAGCACTGCaggcaaataaaatattgcagatTATGTTACAGAATCACTGCGTTCCTCACCTCTGGAGTAAAATTACCTTGAATAtcatttcaggaagaaatgaaataatacacAACCACTGAACAGAAGGATTTCAGAATAAAGGgtatgcaaaattattttcctgtataaTCATAGATtaaggagaaataaagaaagaaaccaagatCTCATGTTTTGTCTCATggttacaaaaaatattttaaagaaattgttcTAATGTAGAGTAGAAGAAATCTATTCACTTCAACAACAATATTTTAGTGAGTGGCTTAGCAAACATTAACAGCATCTATCTCttaaggaaatatattttcaaacactGCAACGCATAGAAGATAAGATGCAAGGAGATAAACTTTTACTAAGAATACAACCATATTCTGTTACATTGAAAGCCTTAGTTCTCATACAAATTTCCTAGTGGATCTAATCAGGAAGATGAAATTTAAATGTATGTCATTAAACTTTCACACAAAAAGCTCTAACAAAAGAGGAACTGCGTTTTTTTTACCACTTCATGAATATAAGAAATGTTGATCAAGATTTCATGGGAAGTCAAATAGAAACCAAACCAACACACACAGACCGAAAAAATCACGCCACCTGAACACATGACAGTTGTTTCTGATGAAATAATATGTTATTTCATAACGTTTACAGCACGTGTGATTTTCACTGATGAAAACTGGTAAATGCTGAAGGCAAAAAATGCCTGACTAGATCATGGTACAAGACAGTGAAGCAAAAGCCAGGCTGTGTCCTGAAAAGTTTACAATTCAATTAGATGAAGCAGAGTGGCAGATAGAAGAATGCAAAGTGAACTGACTTGCCTTAATACATGCTCATGAACTGGGAGGAACTAAGGCCTGagttaaaatatacatttgtgACAAAATATACTGATTTGTGAAACTTCTTTGCTTGTGGAGTTTTTGGCCAGAAAACTTCAACCAATTATATAACACATAATACAATTTTCTGAGAATGTTTTAAGATTCggttaagaaaatattaaaaatactaaaaaaaaaacacagaacgAAAAACATTACAGCATTTCTTACAGCACTATAATTAAGTTTCTCTATGAAATTGATTATATTAAATGccatcatttaaaacaaaacaaaacaaaaacctctatGTTCAGTCCATACAAAATCCTGCATTGAATTGGAAATGCATGTCTGCATACTTAAGTCTGCTGACTGCTGTATGCATATCATTACCAGACTTAGAGGCATATGTCATTCCCTTGCATTTAAgatcttaattttcatttaaggaTACCCTGAATGGCAACAGATTATTGGAGGCAATGCATGAGGACGCCTACCTGAGCATCTACTTTATTACCTTCTTGACAGTAGGCAAAGCATTAATAAAATACACTGTGGCAGCCTGGTAAAAGATGGACATGACTATAGAGAGGCCTGTATCCTTCTATTGCTTGACCagtacattattattattattattattattattattattattattattattattattattattttggcaagtgctattttatctatttatttttttaaagcttgtaGCATATCAGGTTTTATTATCTCAGAAATCCTTATCTTCAGTTTGCTTGCACAGACAGTTTAAACTATAACATCAAATCTACAAGGTGCTGCCTGTGGCTTCTTTTcgtgaaaacaaaaacaaacacacaaaaaaataaacagcataagGGTATGCTTTTTAGATATGCTGGAAGGTCCTGACTTGGTGTTTCAGACAGCTCATTATCTGGTAGTAATTTTTAAACAGTAGCTTATAAGTAGTTCATAAATTTAGTATTAAATTAATGATATGGAATGCTAAAGATGTGAATATTCAATGACTGAAGACAAGTCCATGTATGATGCTAATGCAGACAGAATCGTCTGCTGAAACATCTTAGTTGGTTTGAATAACTAATGTAAAAACAAAGGTGTATTTCCTGCCACTCTTTACATATAACAATTGTCctatttagatttttattaaagTCAGAGAATTATTTGGTGAATGTTTCAACATATAAATGGTAAATATAAATTAAGGTCTGGAGGAATACTTTGGGGACTAATCATGCATGTTAATCATAAATGTTATGTTTAATGGAACTTTGGGAGATCCAAAAATACTATTGCTTCTTCATGGACAATATAGTCCCCATATATAAAGAGACTAGACTTTGAAGCTATGGGTTGTATCAACTCAAGAAGTGTGTGGATCAGGCACAAGGAGATGGGCTTATCAAAATTCTCTGCCAAGTTTACAATGATTTCTATAAACACACAATAGTTTTGCATATACAAATTAAAGCTGTAAGCCTCACTGTT harbors:
- the C14H5orf58 gene encoding putative uncharacterized protein C5orf58 homolog isoform X4; translation: MSRERRAEGMGEEKVQGSLAQTDNLHSKPLSEGKRDESKESLSNVFRNDAADQQFNLEAAIKNVGKMSDELKKLNVESQLLLCDLILNFNHPLKAKDLREAEEKTRSLTD
- the C14H5orf58 gene encoding putative uncharacterized protein C5orf58 homolog isoform X5 gives rise to the protein MVAHVNMRGSLAQTDNLHSKPLSEGKRDESKESLSNVFRNDAADQQFNLEAAIKNVGKMSDELKKLNVESQLLLCDLILNFNHPLKAKDLREAEEKTRSLTD
- the C14H5orf58 gene encoding putative uncharacterized protein C5orf58 homolog isoform X3; translated protein: MRTKRSAGSWLTAQTSRGSLAQTDNLHSKPLSEGKRDESKESLSNVFRNDAADQQFNLEAAIKNVGKMSDELKKLNVESQLLLCDLILNFNHPLKAKDLREAEEKTRSLTD
- the C14H5orf58 gene encoding putative uncharacterized protein C5orf58 homolog isoform X1; this encodes MLGSPPPSAIRTKRSAGSWLTAQTSRGSLAQTDNLHSKPLSEGKRDESKESLSNVFRNDAADQQFNLEAAIKNVGKMSDELKKLNVESQLLLCDLILNFNHPLKAKDLREAEEKTRSLTD
- the C14H5orf58 gene encoding putative uncharacterized protein C5orf58 homolog isoform X2, whose amino-acid sequence is MVIIHGQQQNRTKRSAGSWLTAQTSRGSLAQTDNLHSKPLSEGKRDESKESLSNVFRNDAADQQFNLEAAIKNVGKMSDELKKLNVESQLLLCDLILNFNHPLKAKDLREAEEKTRSLTD